In Monodelphis domestica isolate mMonDom1 chromosome 4, mMonDom1.pri, whole genome shotgun sequence, one DNA window encodes the following:
- the N4BP2L2 gene encoding NEDD4-binding protein 2-like 2 isoform X6 has translation MKPYVEMAIDKGYRVEFHEPETWWKFDPEELEKRNKHGVSREKIAQMLDHYEFKMSISIVMNSVEPPHRRSERLRRQREEILKKTRQKPSKASQRRNRRRNRKLKNSHDRSMEKESHVTLNHPMPEDEGTSESEGHYSEEENCGNSVSMSIGDLGRTSTGSINERNEESSKSLKPEFGKDILSDTQSVMTVTLESPPRCDSPVESDNLYQLSLTSIPHENLLGHMFNHQTMAQNFVGRQNNPCGPNVECSKMKADGDTELSHSVVVGLKDRMMPAKATRVPTEKDSMSFERPSDKEILSNQCKLDTSYENVKDEPRINRNQTNHWAFFSATLSDEKLEWDVDAPPSLAGWPGGPPNFINPQRPKKARCSKQTPPDRAGELMRLGHGSEDTEPENHLQALMEKADAFRNEDLASAPTKTTDLTPFIATETNVLRSRLPERHAQRKTPAVITKKGRVRRIFNLAPNFHLPRLTVVSVEERNRDVLLADNHTFRNILIVKNDRIPEANHEEKNEHEGITLQNDPSRFNRDSSISLACNPGGEFQSHDVSFCQWRQSMYFPQRAVLKLFFTTEKRIPTFKSQAVGNRLNEVELISLGISYHQPDIILSAKVNSDHSGFAFDIFSGSFGAPVHKRNESESLRCLQAEDSKDSLGVIPNSFGLPLSQRFAFQLVNLFGSPGVPLESLLLDDYVVALDWKTLKMIYSQWKTSVEHFELHEDRNHDLSKLCISPRMQHSALHTERQKKIRKENENSLSVDVTSLPDTEKPDQQESQGHCKTLSETNFSKIDTKDNFQDIASLILDTTSSHS, from the exons ggaagaaattttgaagaaaaccaGACAGAAACCCAGCAAAGCAAGTCAGAGGAGAAACAGGAGAAGAAATAGGAAACTGAAGAATAGTCATGATAGATCTATGGAGAAAGAATCACATGTAACCTTAAATCATCCCATGCCAGAGGATGAGGGCACATCTGAAAGTGAAGGACATTACTCAGAAGAAGAGAATTGTGGAAACTCAGTATCCATGTCCATTGGAGATCTGGGACGTACATCAACAGGTTCTATAAATGAACGCAATGAAGAAAGTAGTAAAAGCCTAAAACCTGAATTTGGAAAAGACATTCTTTCTGATACTCAATCTGTCATGACTGTCACTTTGGAAAGTCCACCAAGGTGTGACTCACCTGTAGAAAGTGACAACTTGTATCAGTTAAGTTTGACATCCATTCCTCATGAAAATCTACTCGGACACATGTTTAATCATCAGACAATGGCTCAGAACTTTGTAGGAAGACAGAACAATCCCTGTGgaccaaatgtggaatgttctaAGATGAAGGCTGACGGTGACACTGAACTGAGTCACTCTGTGGTTGTTGGCCTTAAGGATAGAATGATGCCCGCTAAGGCCACTCGCGTTCCTACAGAAAAGGATAGCATGTCCTTTGAAAGACCCAGTGACAAAGAAATTCTGTCTAATCAATGCAAACTTGACACTTCATATGAAAATGTAAAAGATGAACCCAGAATCAATAGGAATCAAACAAATCATTGGGCGTTTTTCTCGGCCACATTATCTGATGAAAAACTGGAGTGGGACGTGGACGCACCGCCCTCTCTTGCTGGTTGGCCTGGCGGGCCTCCTAACTTTATAAATCCACAGAGACCCAAGAAAGCGAGATGTTCCAAACAGACTCCTCCGGACAGGGCCGGGGAACTGATGAGACTTGGGCACGGATCTGAAGACACAGAACCAGAAAACCATCTGCAAGCCTTGATGGAGAAGGCTGATGCGTTTAGAAATGAGGACCTGGCCTCTGCTCCAACTAAAACGACAGACCTAACTCCATTCATAGCAACAGAAACTAACGTCCTCAGAAGCCGCTTGCCTGAAAGACATGCCCAAAGGAAGACCCCAGCAGTAATTACTAAGAAGGGAAGAGTtagaaggatttttaatttggctccaAATTTTCACCTGCCGAGACTAACTGTGGTTAGTGTAGAAGAGAGGAATAGAGATGTTCTGTTAGCTGATAATCACACATTTAGAAACATTTTGATTGTAAAAAATGATAGAATTCCAGAAGCGAATCATGAAGAGAAGAATGAGCACGAAGGGATCACTCTCCAAAATGATCCATCACGATTTAACCGTGATTCTTCCATAAGTCTTGCATGTAATCCTGGAGGAGAATTTCAGTCTCATGATGTATCATTCTGTCAGTGGAGACAGTCTATGTATTTTCCTCAAAGGGCTGTTTTGAAACTTTTCTTTACAACGGAGAAAAGAATTCCGACGTTTAAATCGCAGGCAGTAGGGAATAGGCTGAATGAGGTAGAACTAATTTCTTTGGGAATCTCATATCACCAGCCTGATATTATATTATCTGCTAAAGTTAATTCTGATCATTCTGGTTTTGCCTTTGATATTTTTTCTGGAAGTTTTGGTGCTCCTGTTCACAAAAGAAATGAATCTGAGTCATTACGATGTTTACAAGCTGAAGACAGTAAAGATTCCCTAGGTGTTATCCCTAATTCCTTTGGACTGCCTTTATCACAGAGATTTGCTTTCCAACTTGTAAATCTATTTGGATCTCCTGGAGTTCCAttag agTCTTTGTTGCTTGATGACTATGTAGTTGCCCTTGACTGGAAAACATTAAAGATGATCTATTCACAATGGAAGACTTCAGTTGAG CACTTTGAGCTCCATGAGGACAGGAACCATgacttatctaaactttgtatctcccCCCGCATGCAGCACAGtgctctgcacaca GAACGGCAAaagaagattagaaaagaaaatgaaaattccttgagTG TTGATGTCACTAGCCTTCCTGATACTGAGAAACCTGATCAGCAAGAAAGTCAAGGACATTGTAAAACACTGTCAGAAACAAACTTTTCCAAAATTGATACAAAGGATAATTTCCAAGATATTGCAAGTCTTATTTTGGATACCACATCCAGCCATTCTTGA